GTGCAATGTTTTAATGGATGGCATCAACATAGGCACCGCCCCCCCGGCCATCAGCCATACGACCACACCGGGTTCATATGCATTGGCGCTTGTCAATCCACATTACCCGACCTACTCGCGTCAGGTAACCCTTGCGCCGGGACAACAGGATACGGTTCGGTTGTCTTTCAAAGATTTTGTGGCCTCCGTGGACCTGGAAGTTCTCCCCTGGGCAGAAGTGTTTATCGACTCTGTTGCCTATGGCACATTGCCGCCAAATAAAACCGTTTTACTTGCACCGGGCACCCATTCAATCACGTTGAAAAACGACGAATTGGGGGAATGGCAGGGGGAATTGATTGTGACTGCGGGCGAAAAACGCCGGCAGCCTTATAACTTGCGTGAACTGATCAACAACTAAAATTGGTACGTCCATTGCAAAACATAAAATTCCACCATTTAAGTCGTAATAAGCGACCATTATTTGTACACCTGTGATAGTAAATCGTCACATAACATCTATCGGACGCGTATGCTGCGCCCTGTTGTTAGCCTGCCTCATGGCGACTAATGCATTTGCAGATGATCCACGGTCCTGGCAACGCAGGGCGCCTATCCCTGAAGCACGTTCCGGGGTAAGCGCCGTTGTACTAGACAACCAGGTGTATGTGATAGGTGGCAGAAATGAAGCAGGTCAGATTCTGAACACGGTAAGTCGCTACGATCCAGCAAACGATACGTGGACAACCGTACAGCCCATGACACAAGCCCGCTTCAATGCCGCAGCCGTTGTGCATAACAATAAAATTTACGTAATGGGAGGCCGTGGCAACAGCAGCGCTGTGTTGGACAAAGCAGAAGTATTTGACCCGGTTGCGCAGACCTGGACTGACATCAGTAACCTGCGCGAAAGCCGAGAAGGACTTGCCGCTTTTGTGCAGGACAACACCCTGTATGTAGCTGGAGGCTCCAATGGCAATGCGCAAATCCTGAACACTGTCGAATATTTTGACGAGGCTGGAAATACCTGGCGCGACTTCTCAGCCTGGAATCTCGACGTTGCCCGGGCTTCGTTTTCGGCCCTTACGTTTGCCGATTCTGTCTATACCTTTGGTGGCTTCAGCACTTTCGGCCCGCTCAACCAGGTGCAGCGGTATCACCCGGCAAGTGGTGTTACATCTTTAGCGCCTTTTATGCCGGCACGCGGCGGGTTGACTGCCGCACCGCTTGACGACGCCATCTACGTGATGGGTGGCCGCATGAGTGATAATGATGTAGTTGATATCGTAAACCGGTTTATCCCGGCAGAAAACCGATGGGAGCTCGCGGCACCTCTACTCGAGGCACGGGAAAACGCGGCAGCCGTATTTGCCGACAACCAGCTGTTTGTATTTGGTGGCGAAGATGCTGCGGGGAATATCCTTGCAAGCGTTGAAGCGTTTGATGTCATTGCAGCCCCCATCGCAAACAACGATGCCATCAGTACATTGGAAGACACTGCAGTGGTTGTTGATGTACTGCGCAACGATACAGATCCTGCCGGCAGTCCGCTAAACATCAGCGGGTTTACGCAACCGCTTCAAGGAACGGTGACGCAGGTCGACAACCAGTCGTTCAGGTATGAACCTGCTGATGATTTCAACGGACTGGATCTCTTCTCGTACACCATACAAAACGCCGCAGGTGCAGCTGCACTGGCTACCGTACAAATTACCGTTACCCCCGTAAACGATGCCCCACAGGTACGTACAGATCCGGTTACCGGCATACTCACCGAAACAGCCTACGTTTATGAAATTTCGGCATCTGATGCAGAAGGGGACGCCATCACCATTACCGTTAACCCACTGCCTGACTGGCTGACTTTCCTGGATCGCGGAGATGGTTCAGCAGCGCTCTCTGGCACGCCGGCGCCTGCAGATGCCGGAACAGTGCCAATTGTCCTGACTTTTTCAGATGGACAGGATAATAGCACCCAGAATTTTGACCTGCTGGTGGTGACTGCGCTGCCAGCAATCCCGATTCTCACCTTTCCCGCAAACGAAACTACTGTTGACACTACGCCTGTCGCTTTTACCTGGATAGGGTCAGACAATGCACAGTACCGGTTCCAGCTTGCCAGCAACGAAGCATTCAATGACATTCTCGTAGACTCTACCCTGACATCACCCGAAGTCACCCTTTTTCCACCAGATGGCAGTAAATTCTGGCGAGTTCGCGCCTTTAATGCAGCCGGCACCAGCGACTGGTCAGCTACTTTTTCCTTTGGCTTTGTAAGCACAGTCGGTGTTGATGATGAACTGCCGGCGATCCCCTTTGCCCTTGCGCCAGCCTACCCTAATCCGTTCATCACACAGGTAACCATTCCGTTTCAACTGGAGCTGCCGGCAGACCTTGTTTCTGTTGCCATTTACACCCTCGCCGGACAGGAGATCAGGCAACTGCTACAACACCCACTGCCGGCAGGCAGCCACCAGATATCCTGGGATGGCCTGGATAACCAGGCACGCAGCGTTGCCAGTGGTCGTTATCTCGTTGTGCTCAAAGTCCAGGGTACCCTCCAATCTCAGGTCTTGTTGCTTGTGCGCTGATTGATGAGCCGCCGCATCCGACATATCACCCTTTTGCTGCTTTGCTTTGCCGGCTTCGTTGTAGACGGATTTGTTGTAAACTGCATGGCACAACAGTCAAATGAAGCAGTGATTCGCGATATAAAGGGGGCTTATGAAAGCCTTGATTTCTCGGTTGCAGAAGCAAGGATAGAAGCTGCGCTGGAAGGGTTTGATCGCTTTACCCCCGCAGAACTGGGTGAAATATACACCGTCTACGCGCTGATTCTTTTCACCAGGAATGACCAGGCCGGCACCCGGAAACAACTGGCGCTTGCCCTCCAGGTTAACCCCGCCCTACAGCTTTCCCCACAGGATACACCGCCACAGGTTATTGATATTCTGGATGAACTCATCACCCTCCGGAATACAGCCAGTCCGGCTGAGACCGAGTTGCGGTACCTCGTTATAGAAGACGTGAGACCTGCCGCTGTTATGCGCTCCATGATTCTGCCCGGATGGGGGCAATTGCACAAAAATGAGCGGACAAAAGGAATTGCACTGATGTCGGCTTGGGGCGTTAGCGCTGCCGGCGCATTGCTTTCGCATACGCGCAGACAACAGGCTGAAGAGGACTACCTTGCCGCCTTAACACCTGCTGACATCGAAGACCGGTACAGCACGTTCAACCAATGGCACAAAACCCGTAACAATTTGATCGTGGCGGCTGCCGGCATCTGGGTTTTTAGTTATGTAGATGCTCTACTAAAAAGACCAGCCGCTGGTAAACAATCGCCTGTCCGGTTGACCTACACTCCAGCACCCAACCAGCATAACCTCACCTTGCGTTACAGTTTTTAAAAGTGGTGGGAACAGGTCGTGAACCTTAATAGGGATACCTGCACGCTCAGATCCTTCGCGCGGCTCGGGATGCCATGTGGAGAAACTGCGCAGGCCCTTGTAATTCAACACTCGGCATTCAACACTCGGCAATCAACCCTCGACACCCTGGCGCGCCGTGACGACAGTAACATACAAACCCATCTTAGCCACCGGTAGTCATATCGGGTATTTTGTGTACTATCAAGTAAATAGCCAAGGAACTAGTCCATCCCAATGAGTACGAGCCCTTCATTTGAAGAGTACTGCAAGCGCCTTAACGCCTCCGACCGGAGTGCTTTTGGCGACCTGTTCAGGCTCCTCCGTGCAGAGCTCATCCGGTATGTACACCGCATTGTTAAAGACGAGGCGCTCGCGCACGATCTTATTCAGGATGTATTTATTTCCCTCTGGGGGCTCAGGACCTCCCTGGACCCTTCCCGCTCACTTAAAGCATATATCTATCAGATGGCAAAGAATCGTGCCATACGACATCTGCGAGATGAGCGGATCCATGATGAAAAACACAAAATCATCAAGCAACAATCGTCTAACAAAGTCCCGAAAAGGGAGCAACCAGACGCTATGGTTGATGTGCGTACGCTTTCAACACGATTGAAAGCCTGGATAGAGGAATTGCCGGATAGACAACGGGAAGCCATATTGCTTAGCCGTTTCCAAGGTCTGAGTCATCGCGAAATAGCCGACATTATGGCGATTTCGCCGCGTACAGTGAACAATCACATTATGCGGGCCCTGACCCATTTACAACACCGTATTGAAGCATTTGAACCTTCATTGCTTGAGTTATGAGTACGCCAAGTCATTCATCTTTACCTCCCGAGTTGCAGGATGACCTGCAGCAGAAGACTCCTGATGAGCAGGCGCGCATTAAGCGTGTATGGCAATTGCTTGGGCATCTGGAAGAAGATGACTCCGTCCAGTCAGGCCTTATTCCGGATACAGAAGCTGCCCTGCAAGATATCGAACGTTCCCTGGATTCAGGAGAAAGCACGCCGGCCCCAGTTGGTCTGGGCAAACGCGCACGTCGTGCCCCGGATCGTCAGTCGCTTTCCGGCGCAACAAACCCCAAAGAACGGGCGATGCAATGGACTACGATGAGCGCTGCTGTTACACTGGCGCTCTTTGCCTGCATGATCTGGTTCTGGCGTATACCCGTCGTTGTGCAAGCGCCGCTCGGCGAACAGGTAACAACCGTTCTCCCCGACCAGTCTGTAATCACACTCAACAGCGGTTCACGGATTGAATATGCCCGCCGCTTTGAATCATGGCCATTAATCTCAACAACAAAACGACGCGTTTACCTGCAAGGCGAAGCCTTTTTTGAAGTTGAAGAAATGGATGTCCCGTTTGTTGTAGAGTCATTTAATGCACAGGTCCGCGTGCTTGGCACCAGCTTCAATGTGTGGGCCCGCGAACACGACGCAACCCCTGAAACGCGCGTAGCCCTGAAAACAGGCACCGTGCTCGTTACAAGCCATCAAGACGAAGCCCCTCTTGACACCCTCGCTGCAGCCGGCGACATGGCCCGCGTTGTTACCCGGCCCAACGGCCGCATTGAAACCGTCGCCTCCCGCGTTCCTGTTGAACAGGCAGATGCGTGGCGTTCCAATGGCTTTGCCATTCAGGATTTGTCCATTGCTTCCATTGTTGCCGAAATCGAGCGCAGATATGTCATGGACATTACGCTTGACCCCACCATAGATGCTGAGCACAAACTAAACCTGTTTGTCAAAGACCCGACGCCGGCTGAACTGCTTGAGTCAATCTGCCTGTCGGTACAATGTCAATTCAGAGAAACCAGCAATGGGTTCAGTATTTTCACGCCCCCATCGGGTAATTCCCAGCCCCCAACACCCTAAGCTGGAAACTGTAATCCGTTTTCGGGATACATGCTATACAAGGATTTCCCCGGCAACTTTTAGCCTGGCGGCTTCTCCTTTCTTTGTGTCCTGTTACCGCCTATGATCCCTTTCTTACGATATATCTGCTTTGCTGTACTTTTCCTGGTTTTTGCTGCCGCCCCAGCAGACCAGGTTTTTGCGCAATCAGGAGGCACGTACAGCTTGCTGTTGCGCGGTGTATCGATGGAAGAAGCACTTGAAACCCTGGTGGCACAGACACAGCTCGATCTTGTTGTCTCCAGTGAGCTCATCAAAGACAAGCAGGTTTTTTGCTCAAAAAAAGACGCACAACCAGAAGCCCTGCTGCAGTGCATACTAAGAGACTCCGGCCTGGATTACATCCGCTCCTCTTCTGGGACTTACATTTTGATCGAAGCCATCCAGCAAGCCCCGCTATTTGGCGACCTTGCCGGCAGTATTACAGACCTGGAAACGGGCATGCCGCTGCCTTATGCCAATGTATTACTGGCAGATGGCTCATCGGGTACAACAACAAACCAGGATGGCTTTTTCAGCTTCAAGTCGCTCATATCAGGACTCCAGCGCGTTGTTGTTACCTACGTCGGATATGAAACGACCATGGACAGTATCTGGGTACAACCGGGTGCAAAAAGCCGCATCAACATTGAACTCCAATCCAGCGCGCTGTCTGTTGGCCCCATCGTAATCGATGGCCTCGAGCAGCGCATCCCCTCACAGGACCTCGGCAATCCAACCCTTGATGGCAACAGCATGGTTGGGATGTCGGCCCACGGTACCCCCGATGTTATGCGCGGCGCCAGTAAACTGGCCGGCGTATCTATCCTGCAGCCACTTGCCGGTGTGCAGATTCAAGGCGGGATCAGCAATGAACATGTAACCTTGCTGGACGGCGCACCCGTAAGAGATCCTGTAGCACTGGGCCGCTACCTGGGTGCATTTAGCCCGCTTGCCATTAAGCGCATGACGGTTCACAAAGCCGGCTATGGTGCCCGGTATGGAAGCCATCTAACAGGATTTGTTGCCATTGACCAGGATTTGCACCCAACGGATCGTTA
The window above is part of the Bacteroidota bacterium genome. Proteins encoded here:
- a CDS encoding kelch repeat-containing protein; its protein translation is MATNAFADDPRSWQRRAPIPEARSGVSAVVLDNQVYVIGGRNEAGQILNTVSRYDPANDTWTTVQPMTQARFNAAAVVHNNKIYVMGGRGNSSAVLDKAEVFDPVAQTWTDISNLRESREGLAAFVQDNTLYVAGGSNGNAQILNTVEYFDEAGNTWRDFSAWNLDVARASFSALTFADSVYTFGGFSTFGPLNQVQRYHPASGVTSLAPFMPARGGLTAAPLDDAIYVMGGRMSDNDVVDIVNRFIPAENRWELAAPLLEARENAAAVFADNQLFVFGGEDAAGNILASVEAFDVIAAPIANNDAISTLEDTAVVVDVLRNDTDPAGSPLNISGFTQPLQGTVTQVDNQSFRYEPADDFNGLDLFSYTIQNAAGAAALATVQITVTPVNDAPQVRTDPVTGILTETAYVYEISASDAEGDAITITVNPLPDWLTFLDRGDGSAALSGTPAPADAGTVPIVLTFSDGQDNSTQNFDLLVVTALPAIPILTFPANETTVDTTPVAFTWIGSDNAQYRFQLASNEAFNDILVDSTLTSPEVTLFPPDGSKFWRVRAFNAAGTSDWSATFSFGFVSTVGVDDELPAIPFALAPAYPNPFITQVTIPFQLELPADLVSVAIYTLAGQEIRQLLQHPLPAGSHQISWDGLDNQARSVASGRYLVVLKVQGTLQSQVLLLVR
- a CDS encoding RNA polymerase sigma-70 factor translates to MSTSPSFEEYCKRLNASDRSAFGDLFRLLRAELIRYVHRIVKDEALAHDLIQDVFISLWGLRTSLDPSRSLKAYIYQMAKNRAIRHLRDERIHDEKHKIIKQQSSNKVPKREQPDAMVDVRTLSTRLKAWIEELPDRQREAILLSRFQGLSHREIADIMAISPRTVNNHIMRALTHLQHRIEAFEPSLLEL
- a CDS encoding FecR domain-containing protein, with the protein product MSTPSHSSLPPELQDDLQQKTPDEQARIKRVWQLLGHLEEDDSVQSGLIPDTEAALQDIERSLDSGESTPAPVGLGKRARRAPDRQSLSGATNPKERAMQWTTMSAAVTLALFACMIWFWRIPVVVQAPLGEQVTTVLPDQSVITLNSGSRIEYARRFESWPLISTTKRRVYLQGEAFFEVEEMDVPFVVESFNAQVRVLGTSFNVWAREHDATPETRVALKTGTVLVTSHQDEAPLDTLAAAGDMARVVTRPNGRIETVASRVPVEQADAWRSNGFAIQDLSIASIVAEIERRYVMDITLDPTIDAEHKLNLFVKDPTPAELLESICLSVQCQFRETSNGFSIFTPPSGNSQPPTP